From one Chanodichthys erythropterus isolate Z2021 chromosome 3, ASM2448905v1, whole genome shotgun sequence genomic stretch:
- the LOC137013983 gene encoding uncharacterized protein: protein MSSKEKHSLKTRSVCSRSSRRSSKSAASVAALEARAKAEAALTRATYAQKEIEVRVKQAQVQAQLKVEETRLEATLNALHQQREAEAAAAEASVFEAAAEIGDTERLSEGKECHSSNDSLKRTEKYVEDQHKYKEVQIPMLAETNEDKPLAPYCVDLPQPEPFVQSSPFQDLPERQPPTRDLAHTVTPLSSHTMQIHAESYKHAGGNTSQFNSALHDASSPRHNIKLTSCSPSHHKESHTARSDVFELAKFLARRDLLTGGLSRFNDKPENYWAWKSSFCNAIEGLDLKPSEELDLLIQWLGPDSTEQARRIRSVHINHPDIGLGMVWSRLEECYGSAEAIEAALFNKLERFPKLSNKDPLRLRELGDLLLELRAAKTEGYLPGLTFLDTARGISSILEKLPYSLQEKWMLQGTRYKHEYGVSFPLFILLRFHLL, encoded by the coding sequence ATGTCTTCGAAAGAGAAACATAGTCTGAAAACCAGATCAGTGTGTTCGCGATCATCAAGACGCTCAAGCAAGTCAGCAGCAAGTGTAGCCGCATTGGAGGCTCGCGCAAAGGCAGAAGCAGCACTGACTAGAGCCACGTACGCGCAAAAGGAGATAGAGGTGAGAGTGAAACAAGCTCAAGTACAAGCACAGCTTAAAGTAGAGGAGACTCGTTTGGAGGCTACACTGAATGCACTCCACCAACAAAGAGAAGCAGAAGCTGCTGCAGCTGAAGCATCAGTGTTTGAGGCAGCTGCAGAAATAGGGGACACTGAACGGCTGTCTGAAGGCAAAGAGTGTCATTCttcaaatgattcattgaaAAGGACTGAGAAATATGTAGAAGATCAGCATAAATATAAAGAGGTACAGATACCAATGCTTGCAGAAACCAATGAAGACAAGCCATTAGCTCCATACTGTGTTGATCTGCCACAGCCTGAACCTTTCGTGCAGAGTAGCCCTTTTCAGGACTTGCCAGAGAGACAGCCTCCAACTCGTGACCTTGCACACACTGTAACACCCCTCAGCTCCCACACCATGCAGATTCATGCTGAATCCTACAAACATGCAGGTGGGAACACATCACAGTTTAATTCTGCATTACATGATGCATCGTCTCCTAGACACAACATTAAATTGACAAGCTGCTCACCCTCTCATCACAAGGAGTCTCATACTGCTCGCTCAGATGTGTTTGAGCTTGCAAAGTTCCTGGCTCGCCGTGATCTTCTGACAGGTGGACTTTCAAGATTTAATGATAAGCCGGAGAACTATTGGGCCTGGAAGTCCAGCTTTTGCAATGCTATTGAGGGACTTGATCTTAAGCCTAGTGAAGAACTAGACTTACTTATACAATGGCTTGGCCCAGATTCTACTGAACAAGCAAGGCGCATCAGATCAGTCCACATCAATCATCCAGACATTGGCCTCGGCATGGTCTGGTCACGGCTGGAGGAATGCTATGGCTCTGCCGAAGCCATTGAGGCAGCTCTCTTTAACAAACTTGAACGTTTCCCAAAGCTGTCTAACAAAGACCCTCTACGTCTCAGAGAGCTAGGAGACCTACTTCTTGAGTTGCGGGCAGCCAAAACTGAAGGCTATCTACCTGGCTTGACCTTCCTGGATACTGCACGAGGCATCAGCTCCATTCTAGAGAAACTCCCATACAGTCTACAAGAGAAATGGATGTTGCAGGGAACTCGTTACAAGCATGAGTATGGTGTCAGCTTCCCCCTTTTCATTCTTTTGCGATTTCATTTGTTGTGA
- the LOC137013970 gene encoding uncharacterized protein: MWLTGPKFLFTTTSPETDTSLFSMIDPEEDIEVRPQVTSCATHTSSKELDTKRFERFSSWRSLTRAIARLVHITHSFKQDSGKSTCRGWHICVKPCSVQDLEKAKSILIHSVQAEAFSEELKCLQVGTVISKQSPLFNLSPYIDKSGLLRVGGRLSQANLGRDEQCPLILPGHCHITSLLIQHYHKQVAHQGRIFTEGALREAGFWIIGGKRRISSVIFQCLQCRRLRGKILTQKMSDLPPERLSMDPPFSYVGLDVFGPWMVTSRRTRGGQANSKRWAVLFTCMSTRAIHIEVIESMDSSSFINALRRFFAVRGPAKQLRSDCGTNFVGACKELKMESVTEDRRVQEYLSDSGCSWVFNPPHSSHMGGSWERMIGVSRRILESMLQKLGPSKLSHEVLTTFMAEVTAIVNARPLVPVSTDPDAPFILTPATLLTQKTSAVPPPPGEFGERDLFIRQWRQVQSLANTFWNRWRKEYLATLQNRKKWQNESSNLQVGDVVLLKNIQAKRNDWPMGIVLETFPGRDGKVRKVEVKVVKDGSSKVFLRPISDVVLLLSAGTE, translated from the coding sequence ATGTGGTTGACTGGTCCAAAATTCTTGTTTACGACGACATCACCTGAAACTGACACTAGTCTCTTCAGCATGATAGACCCAGAAGAAGACATTGAAGTACGTCCCCAAGTCACTTCTTGTGCTACACATACTTCAAGTAAGGAGTTGGACACCAAACGATTTGAAAGATTCTCAAGCTGGCGATCGCTAACTCGTGCAATAGCAAGACTTGTGCACATAACCCATTCCTTTAAGCAGGATAGCGGCAAGAGCACTTGCAGGGGGTGGCATATATGCGTTAAGCCCTGCTCAGTCCAAGATCTGGAAAAGGCCAAGTCCATTCTTATCCACAGTGTACAAGCAGAAGCCTTCTCAGAGGAGCTGAAATGCCTTCAAGTAGGCACTGTGATTTCCAAACAAAGTCCTCTCTTCAATCTATCCCCCTACATTGATAAATCTGGCTTACTCAGGGTTGGTGGACGCCTTTCACAAGCAAACCTTGGGAGGGACGAACAGTGTCCTCTTATTCTCCCTGGTCATTGTCACATCACATCTCTACTCATTCAACATTATCACAAACAAGTTGCACATCAGGGGCGCATCTTCACTGAGGGTGCATTGAGAGAGGCTGGTTTTTGGATTATAGGTGGTAAGAGACGCATCAGTAGTGTGATCTTTCAATGTTTACAGTGTCGCAGACTGCGGGGAAAGATTTTGACTCAGAAGATGTCTGACCTACCTCCTGAAAGGCTCAGTATGGACCCTCCATTCTCCTATGTAGGGTTAGATGTTTTCGGGCCTTGGATGGTCACCTCACGTCGAACCAGAGGAGGACAAGCAAACTCAAAACGCTGGGCAGTGCTGTTCACATGTATGAGCACTAGGGCCATACATATTGAAGTCATAGAGTCAATGGATAGCTCCAGCTTTATAAATGCTCTCCGCAGATTCTTTGCTGTTCGAGGTCCAGCAAAACAGTTGCGGTCGGACTGTGGCACCAACTTTGTTGGAGCATGCAAGGAGTTGAAGATGGAGTCAGTCACAGAAGACAGAAGGGTACAAGAGTATCTGAGTGACAGTGGATGCTCTTGGGTGTTCAACCCTCCTCACTCATCTCACATGGGTGGGAGTTGGGAACGTATGATCGGGGTTTCAAGACGGATCCTTGAATCTATGCTACAAAAACTTGGACCTTCAAAATTATCCCATGAGGTTTTGACCACCTTCATGGCTGAGGTCACAGCTATAGTCAATGCTCGTCCCCTGGTACCTGTTTCTACAGATCCAGACGCTCCTTTCATTCTGACTCCAGCAACTTTACTCACTCAAAAGACTTCCGCAGTTCCTCCTCCACCAGGAGAATTTGGTGAAAGGGACCTCTTCATTCGTCAGTGGAGGCAAGTCCAAAGCTTGGCCAATACATTCTGGAATCGCTGGAGAAAGGAATATCTCGCAACCTTGCAAAACCGTAAAAAATGGCAGAATGAGAGCTCCAATCTCCAAGTAGGAGATGTTGTGCTACTGAAAAACATTCAAGCGAAAAGGAACGACTGGCCAATGGGAATCGTGTTAGAGACATTTCCCGGGAGAGATGGGAAAGTAAGGAAAGTTGAGGTCAAAGTAGTCAAAGATGGATCGTCTAAGGTGTTCCTGCGACCTATATCGGACGTCGTTTTACTGCTGTCTGCTGGGACTGAATAG